ACTAGAGCAAACATTAGATCATTACATCATGGTTTTGAAATTGTCACTCTTCTTGCAAGTTACTTGCCTTTGAATACAAACAATTTGTTTTAGTTTAATCACTTCTCCAATCTCCAGTACAGAGTGGTACAGTCCTTGAGTTGAATGATGAAACTTCATCTCCCGTTCCATCGGTCTCTTGCTTAAATTGTCTTCCACAATTTTTCAGGTTCAATTACATCCTTGAAGTTCTTTAAATCTACTCATTTGATGAGTGCTGGAAGTGATGGCTTGCTCTGTATTTGGAACACCAATAACTGGGACTGTCAGAAGGTCCTTAGAGGTCATAGGTGAGTGGAATATAATATATGTCGTAGACTACATTACGGACTGTTACGGGTACAAACAGGGGGAGTATAAGTACAACTACTGTAGAATTATTTCACTTTCATGTGAGTTCAGCGATGCCACTTTTCCTGATTTTCTATGGAGGCCAAAAATCTGTTCTTTTACCTAAAAAATTTCCAATCCTTTTCCACATACTCCCATGTCACAGACATCCTGTGTTGTACCAGCCGAAATACCCATTTCGGGCACACCATTTTATACAATGCATGTACGGTATCATGTCGTCTGGTTTAGCCAGTTAATTTTAcgagtttatttattttgttttttcttctttgttaatCTCTGACAGAGAGGCTATTCATTCTCTTGCCGTGCATCCATCTGGGAAGCTCGCTCTAACAGCAAGTAAAGACAAGACACTAAGAACCTGGAATTTAGTGAATGGCAGACCAGCTTACACTACACACATCAAGGAAGGTACGTAGATGCTATGTTATATCGTGTTGTTGAATTTTTCTCTGTGGTGACACCCAAATTGTTAAGAGCTCTGTAATAATGCATGGATGCTGTGGTGTATGGTACTTGTTCTGGGTTGACGTAAAGTTCAAATCTTAAGTTGAAGTTTTATAGGTTGGCCCTGTGTTACTGGTAGCTTGCCACACTAACACACGTGTGTTACTGGTAGCTTGCCACACTAACACACGTGTGTTACTGGTAGCTTGCCACACTAACACACGTGTGCAGAACTCAAATATTCACTCCTGAGATACTACAGTATGTCACACTTTTCTACATTCTATGTGGTCTGTACATCGTTGAAGTAAATCTGATGATTGAACATTAATTGGGATGGTGTTCTATTTAGGTGTTGTCACCTTACAAATCTGCTAGTGCTCAACTGGATGTATCACTTTTCTGACCTTTCAGTCGCAGATGAAGTTCTGTGGAGTCCGGATGGCGCCATCTATCTGGTTATTATCGGAGATAAGATCAATATCTATGATATCACCACGGCAACCATCACAGACACAATTGTGCACAGCAGTGCAATCCATGCAGTAACGTTCATAGAGGTAAGTTCGTCGCTGTTGTTAACTTGGTTGCTATGAGCAAATGAGGATTGACAAACAGTTTCAATTTGAGATCTCAAGAGGTGGCTCCTTTGGTCATGCTTGAAGTGGTGACACCATTACCCAGACATGTGTACAAGGAAGGGAATGGTAATGGGAAggtaaggggaagggggagaatGGCCAATTGATCTCAAAAGTACTTGAGCCATGCAGTATCATTTATAGAGGTAAACTAGAAGCTCCTTCAGCTTCAGTGTTTTATGGCTGAGAATGCAAGCACAGTATGTACTGGTGCTGTGACTTCAAATGTGGTTTAGGGCCAGGAGGGTCAGGGGAAGTGGGACCTGTGACAAGACATTTTTGTCCTCTGGCTTCCTCCCAACAACCTGCGTTGTACATTGTTCTTTGCTTGAGGATGAAATGATTACGGGAATGCTCGCCACATCAGAGTGGAAGACGTAAGAAGAGGTGGGGTTTGTCTCCTTTAAACGCATTGTATCATCAACACTAAAATTGGGAAATTGAAGCTACTGCAGAGGGTTTCCCTTTCTTTCGGTCTGTTAATTGGTCCATCTTATCATTTGTTTATGATTAATCGTTCGCTACTGAGTTGACCCCCTTACCTCGTCCACAGTTTGCTCCTCTATCCTGACCATGGAGTGGGCAAGTTTCATTGCTGCCCTTcagcacccccaccccccaccccacccccgaccccccaccccctctttgTGTTCATCTGATGGTGTTAATAACAAATCCAGTTTATTGTTCTTACAGGAAAGGATCATTGCATTGGGTGGAGAAGGGACAGATATAGTATTTTATAGTCTTGAGGATGTGACCTCTAAACCTCTCGGGCATTTTGAAGCTCACGATAAAAGGTATATATCTATACTGAACCATGCGAACATGTTTTACAATGAAACCTGTGTTATTTTTAAGGGGTAATAGGATATATTATGTTATGGAGTTTTAACTGTCTATTTCTCCTCCCTTTACCTACTTGAAGTGATTTTGAGGTTCAGTACAATTTGCTTCAATTATGTATGCAATGCATTGTAATaaacatgaatgaatgaattaaatgACATTGAAGGTGACTTAAAACTATTGGGAGAAATAATTGGAATATTGGGCAGAGAGATTGGGTGAAGAGTTTAATTTAGATGGGATTTGGGAGACATTGGTATATTAGACACAGAGATTGGGAAAAAAGTTTAATTTAGACAGGATTTGGGAGACATTGGTAAGTTGGTCAGAGAGATTGTgtgaaaagattaaatttaGACAGAATTTCGGAGACATTATTCGTATATTGGGCACAGAGATTGGGCAAAAAGTTTAATTTAGACAGGATTTCAGAGACATTATTGGTATATTGGGCATGGAGATTGAGTGAAAAGTATAATTTAGACTGGATTGAAAGTGTGTAGATCTTGTTGTATAATAATGACATAGAGTTCTGTTTAATAGTGTATATAATACATACGTACATGTAGGAGATgcgttaaaggcattgaagactcgccccaaaccgtgtgccgtgctctgaaaaattaactttccgttgcttgcaattgacgttttcttcttgtcgctacaaaatgcagacagttatgaaacgtgataccttgttatcttttatctagacctgagatgtccacgctgctttgtacactgtgttgtgggtatcgACCGTagctgtttgtattgactgtacactggtgtctaattaccgacggtagcaagctgtgtgtgtattttctgggatcgatggtggtgtctaacacttctgttacacctcattggaaactaggtcagattaccgtcatgagacgtttctttgtgcgcgagtcttcacaccctttaataaggATTAAAAGATAAGACATGGCGGAAGGTATGCAGATTTCAACCCCTCTTCTCCAATTCTCTCTCCAGGGTTAAAGGTCTCCAGTGTGTTTTAGACTGTAGCTCCAATGCTCTACCAGATGTCAGGTGGATTGTGTCCATATCCAGTGATGGATTCATCAAGTTATGgaaaattaatgtcaaaaaggTGGGTTTTTGAAAGGATGATGTTGTTTTTCGAAaactaacaatttttttttcctcctcaGTTCTGTTGAGTTTTTGTTGGAAATTAATTAGTAGTCCATAATTTGTTCAGTGTTATAAAAATAGATTGGAGAGGAGGTTTAACTGATTTCCACTAAAGCGATCTTTCCAGTACTCCTCAACCCTCCTTTGGAGTAAACTCCAACTCAACATAAAGAATGTCGTGTCTGTGGAgatgttcaaaactgttttgaagacacacctgttttcattgttataattgttatgtttactcttattgtatattgtgtacatatctttccctttcttttgtacagcacggcgagactttattgtaagttgcactATATAAGAACCTgttgattatgattattacttcatttgaaaaaaaggtaGATAGGTAGAAAATTTAGCTGCAGTATCATACAGAGACCAATGCAATTTAACTGTATTTGTTTTCAATTCAAAATTGAAATACTACAATGATAGCAATGGTAACCATGAAAAATTTCACATGTAGCAACAGGAGTATGTTTTTTTTACGTTGGTCAGACCCAATCCAGTAATATTATGGATGTGACCACTGTTTTCAGAAGTTAAACTAGCCATTTTATACTTGCAAGATTGAAAATATACAATAAAACATAAGGAAAGCTAAGGTATGATCAGAAtatcagttgccatggtaacatcaCAGATTATTTTACCATCCTTCACCTCAGTATTAAAATGcaatttgatataaaaaaatccTCAAATATTTATATGCTTTTCTGATAGTTATTTAAGATCTAAAACTTGTCGGTGGTCAAATCCTCTCCAGGATTGCGTCATTCTgggttgtatatatgtatatgtatgttaaaTGGTCGATAAAGTTCCTCGGCACACTCTTATTTGCGACAGATATCAGACCTTGAACAATTTGATTTAAAGAATGGTTTCCATTTGATTCAGTTGTCAGCCAAACCCAAGCTGCTAGCCTCAAGGAGTACCACAGCACGGTTAACCTGTGTCACCATTCAAAGTACAAAGGTGGAAGACGAAGAAGAAACCAAAGGACAGGGGAAGAGGAAACAccagaaggggaaaaaaggtaGGTAGATCAGGAGGAGGGACCTATTAATTTTAT
This window of the Apostichopus japonicus isolate 1M-3 chromosome 9, ASM3797524v1, whole genome shotgun sequence genome carries:
- the LOC139973444 gene encoding p21-activated protein kinase-interacting protein 1-like, whose translation is MATNTNICSRIIAGCYERTILGYDVVELEDNSEEEYELRPTFTDNSHTGCIKVLACNNTFLASGSTDETVHLYNLATNTDVGSLMQHDGSITSLKFFKSTHLMSAGSDGLLCIWNTNNWDCQKVLRGHREAIHSLAVHPSGKLALTASKDKTLRTWNLVNGRPAYTTHIKEVADEVLWSPDGAIYLVIIGDKINIYDITTATITDTIVHSSAIHAVTFIEERIIALGGEGTDIVFYSLEDVTSKPLGHFEAHDKRVKGLQCVLDCSSNALPDVRWIVSISSDGFIKLWKINVKKLSAKPKLLASRSTTARLTCVTIQSTKVEDEEETKGQGKRKHQKGKKGGQKKKQKKSVP